GTCCACGGTCGTCACCTGGCCCTCAAATACGGGATCTCCGGAGATGTTCATCTGCCCGTTGGTATGCGCCGGCCCGTCCAACTGATCCCGGGTCACAAACCAGACTGTGTACATATCGTTGTTCCAGGGCATCTTCTCAGAGTCTGTGGCGTAAACATACTGCGCAAAATTTCCCATCTCCACTTCCATGATCACCTGTCTGGCAGCCTTGGGATTGGCAAGGTCCCCCCCGAATCCGCGCGCGGTAATCCGGTAGCGCTTGAGAATGTTCGTAGGATTCCCGTCATAGGGATCCACACTCACGGAATAAGACGGATCCGGGCTGTTTTCAAAAGGGTCAAAGGCCTCGATCCCGGACGGCGGCCCGGGTAAAGAGCGCAGCCACTGAAGTGTGCGGTTGGCTCCCGCCTCAGCAGAGTAGAAAGATTGGTAGGTATTCAGGTAGGTTTCGGCCATGCGCAGCTCCGCAAAACTGCGGGCCAAGTAGGCCGAGCTCAGCGTGATAGCCGAGGCGATCACCAAATAAGACCCAATCAGGACCATCCCCCGATTGCCGGCTAACTGTTTAGTTCCGGAGGCGAATCTCTGAAGAAAGATTGATCTGCTCCGTTCGTTGGTTCAAGGCCGTCTTGCGCGATTGCACCGTGACAGCCACCAGATTGGGATCTGCATTGGAGCGGGCGAAGGTCACGGAGCTGATGTAATTGGCCAAAATCTCCGTCTGTCCTCCTTGGCTTCTAATGAGTTGTTCGCCGTCCGCTCCCCCCAAAACATACCGAACCGGCTGGGACCACACGATATTGCCGCTATTAGAATCAAAGGACTCGGCAATTTGAAACTGGATCGAATTATGGCCCGATCCATCCGCGGGAACCCCTACGACCGTCGAAGCGCTTGCACGTTTGAGTTCCTTTGACATCCGCTGGAGCCCCTGTCGCGCGTAGCGCTGGATCGCAATTTGGTTTTCACTGGCCTGCCAGCCGCGCCGGCCGCTGATCAAGGCACCTGTGCCGATTGCGGTCACAACCCCTACAACCGCCACAGTCACCATCAATTCTACGAGTGTGACTCCCCGTCTCCGGGACATCAGGGCCTCGTCACTAAGGTAGTCAGCTGCACCGGACTATCCAATACGCCATTGAGGTTGCTGTCCTCAGCCGCCTGCAATACTCCGTCGAGATTCAGGTCCTCACCATAAATGCGCCCGCCTTTGCCGCGCCATGAAATGGCGACCCTCACCTCAAGAAGCTCCGCGTTAAGCGGAGTCACTGTGATACTCCCCTCTGAATCCCCGGGACTGAGCCCAGGCACATCAAAGCGAGAACCGTCGAATTGAGTCTGGATATTATCGAAGACCGTGTTCCGGACTCGCTCCAGATGCAGCTCTGCCGAACTCATGGCCAAAGTCATACTTCTGGCCTGTTCATTCATGGCAAAGCAGGCAAGGAGAAGTCCCATCAGGCCTGTTAAGGTAAGAACCAGCACACCCGCAGCGAACACCACTTCCAAAAGAGTGAGCCCGCGACAGGATTGATCTCTTTTCGACTCCCCCTTGTGCCTTGTGGTCACAAAACGCCTTATTATTCGACTGCCGGCCCTGCAG
The nucleotide sequence above comes from Candidatus Omnitrophota bacterium. Encoded proteins:
- a CDS encoding prepilin-type N-terminal cleavage/methylation domain-containing protein yields the protein MSRRRGVTLVELMVTVAVVGVVTAIGTGALISGRRGWQASENQIAIQRYARQGLQRMSKELKRASASTVVGVPADGSGHNSIQFQIAESFDSNSGNIVWSQPVRYVLGGADGEQLIRSQGGQTEILANYISSVTFARSNADPNLVAVTVQSRKTALNQRTEQINLSSEIRLRN